The Actinosynnema mirum DSM 43827 genomic interval GACGGCCCGCTCCGGGAACGCAGAACGGCCCCCGGAGTCGGAACTCCGGGGGCCGTTCAGCAGTTCAGGCGTCACACGCCCGTGTCTGAGGCGAGGCTCAGAGGACGGTGGTGGTGCCACCGGCGGCGGCGATCTTCTCGACCGCGCTGCCGGAGAACTTGTTGGCGACGACGTCGAGCTTGACGCCGTTGATGTCGCCGTCACCCAGCACCTTGACGAGCTCGTTCTTGCGAACGAGGCCGGCGGTGATGAGCGCGTCCACGTCGACCCGGCCGCCCTTGGGGAACAGGCGGGCGAGGTCGGACACGTTCACGACCTGGTACTCGGTGCGGAACGGGTTGCGGAAGCCCTTGAGCTTGGGCAGGCGCATGTGCAGCGGCATCTGGCCACCCTCGAAGCGCGGCGAGACGTTCTTCCGCGCTCCGGTGCCCTTGGTGCCGCGACCGGCGGTCTTGCCCTTGGAGCCCTCACCACGACCCACGCGGGTCTTCTTGGTCTTGGCGCCGGGGGCCGGCCTCAGGTCATGGATCTTGATGGTCACGACTGGACCTCCTCGACGACCACCAGGTGGCGCACGGCGTGGATGAGCCCGCGCACCTGCGGCGTGTCCTCGCGGACCACCGACTGGCGGATCTTGCGCAGCCCCAGGGTCCGCATGGACTCCCGGTGGTTGTGCTTGGTACCGATGGTGCTCTTCACCTGGGTGACCTTGAGCTGTGCCATGGTCACACCGCCCCTGCGCGGGCGCGCAGCATACCGGCGGGAGCGACGTCCTCGAGCGGCAGACCGCGGCGGGCGGCCACCTCCTCCGGACGCTGGAGGCCCTTCAGGGCCGCCACGGTGGCGTGCACGATGTTGATGGCGTTGTCGGAGCCCAGCGACTTGCTCAGCACGTCGTGGACACCGGCGCACTCCAGCACCGCGCGGACGGCGCCACCGGCGATGACACCGGTACCGGCCGAGGCCGGGCGCAGCAGCACGACACCGGCCGCCTTCTCACCCTGGACCGGGTGGGGGATGGTGCCCGCGATGCGGGGGACGCGGAAGAAGTTCTTCTTCGCCTCCTCGACGCCCTTGGCGATGGCGGCCGGAACTTCCTTGGCCTTGCCGTAGCCGACGCCCACCATGCCGTCGCCGTCGCCCACGACCACGAGGGCCGTGAAGCTGAACCGGCGACCACCCTTGACCACCTTGGAGACGCGGTTGATCGCGACAACGCGCTCCAGGTGCGGGGTCTTCTCCTGGGCCGCGCCGCCGCGGCCGCCGTCACGACGGTCGCGGCGCTCTCCGCGCTCGCCCCCGCCGCCTTCGCGACGCGTGCGTCCTGGCATCAGGCGTCCCTCTCAATTCCGGTGATGATCATTGTCAGAACTCCAGCCCCGCCTCGCGGGCGGCATCCGCGAGAGCGGCGATCCGGCCGTGGTAGGCGTTGCCACCGCGGTCGAACACCACCTTGCTGATGCCCGCGTCCTTGGCGCGAGCCGCGGCCAGCTGACCGACCTTGGCGGCACGGGCCTTCTTGTCGCCGTCGAGCGCGCGGACGTCCGCCTCGACCGAGGAGGCAGCCGCCAGGGTGTGGCCTGCGAGGTCGTCGATGATCTGCACGGTGATGTGCTTCGACGAGCGGTGCACGACCAGGCGCGGGCGCTCCGCCGTGCCGCTGACCTTCTTGCGGAGGCGGAAGTGACGGCGGGTCTTCGCGATGCGGCGGGTGGTCGAGATGTCCTTGCCCACCGGCTTGCGCTTCGTTGCAGTCTCGCTCATGTCACTTACCCGTCTTTCCGACCTTGCGGCGGATCTTCTCACCCGAGTAGCGCACGCCCTTGCCCTTGTACGGGTCGGGCTTGCGCAGCTTGCGGATGTTCGCGGCGACCTCGCCGACGAGCTGCTTGTCGATGCCAGCCACGGAGAAGCGGGTCGGCGTCTCCACCGCGAAGGTGATGCCCGCGGGGGCCTCGACCTTGACGGGGTGGCTGTAGCCCAGGGCGAACTCGAGGTCCGAACCCTTGAGAGCCACGCGGTAACCGACGCCGTGGATCTCCATCTTCTTCTCGTAGCCCTGCGTCACGCCGACGACCATGTTCTGCACCAGGGTGCGGGACAGGCCGTGGAGCGAGCGGCTGCGGCGCTCGTCGTTCGGGCGCTTGACCTCGAGGGTGCCGTCGTCGGCCTTCTCGAGGGTGATCGGCTCGGCGATCGTCAGGTTCAGGGTGCCCTTCGGCCCCTTCACGCTGACGGCCTGGCCGTCGATGTTCACGTCGACCCCGGAGGGGACGGTGATCGGCAGCTTTCCGATGCGCGACATGCCTTCAGTCCCCCCTTCTACCAGACGTAGGCGAGGA includes:
- the rplO gene encoding 50S ribosomal protein L15, whose protein sequence is MTIKIHDLRPAPGAKTKKTRVGRGEGSKGKTAGRGTKGTGARKNVSPRFEGGQMPLHMRLPKLKGFRNPFRTEYQVVNVSDLARLFPKGGRVDVDALITAGLVRKNELVKVLGDGDINGVKLDVVANKFSGSAVEKIAAAGGTTTVL
- the rpmD gene encoding 50S ribosomal protein L30 — protein: MAQLKVTQVKSTIGTKHNHRESMRTLGLRKIRQSVVREDTPQVRGLIHAVRHLVVVEEVQS
- the rpsE gene encoding 30S ribosomal protein S5 codes for the protein MPGRTRREGGGGERGERRDRRDGGRGGAAQEKTPHLERVVAINRVSKVVKGGRRFSFTALVVVGDGDGMVGVGYGKAKEVPAAIAKGVEEAKKNFFRVPRIAGTIPHPVQGEKAAGVVLLRPASAGTGVIAGGAVRAVLECAGVHDVLSKSLGSDNAINIVHATVAALKGLQRPEEVAARRGLPLEDVAPAGMLRARAGAV
- the rplR gene encoding 50S ribosomal protein L18, which gives rise to MSETATKRKPVGKDISTTRRIAKTRRHFRLRKKVSGTAERPRLVVHRSSKHITVQIIDDLAGHTLAAASSVEADVRALDGDKKARAAKVGQLAAARAKDAGISKVVFDRGGNAYHGRIAALADAAREAGLEF
- the rplF gene encoding 50S ribosomal protein L6; amino-acid sequence: MSRIGKLPITVPSGVDVNIDGQAVSVKGPKGTLNLTIAEPITLEKADDGTLEVKRPNDERRSRSLHGLSRTLVQNMVVGVTQGYEKKMEIHGVGYRVALKGSDLEFALGYSHPVKVEAPAGITFAVETPTRFSVAGIDKQLVGEVAANIRKLRKPDPYKGKGVRYSGEKIRRKVGKTGK